The following proteins come from a genomic window of Sphingosinicella flava:
- a CDS encoding phage holin family protein produces the protein MARINPDDGIGDLVSRLIADGKAMARAEVNLVKAVAQHRAEKAKSGAILLGAGIALLLAGFIGLIVGIVMGLAPLIGPLLAGVAVIAVAGIIGFLLIRAGARKLAVLGSGSEEEREALDDGLREAA, from the coding sequence TTGGCCAGGATCAATCCTGACGACGGCATCGGCGATCTCGTTTCGCGGCTGATCGCGGACGGCAAGGCGATGGCGCGGGCCGAGGTCAATTTGGTGAAGGCGGTCGCCCAACACCGCGCTGAAAAGGCGAAGAGCGGCGCGATCCTGCTCGGGGCGGGCATCGCCTTGCTCCTTGCAGGCTTTATCGGCCTGATCGTCGGCATCGTCATGGGCCTCGCGCCGCTGATCGGGCCCCTGCTCGCCGGCGTCGCGGTGATCGCCGTCGCGGGCATCATCGGCTTCCTGCTGATCCGGGCGGGCGCGCGCAAGCTCGCCGTGCTCGGCTCCGGCAGCGAGGAGGAGCGGGAAGCCCTGGACGACGGACTGCGGGAGGCGGCATGA
- a CDS encoding DUF4170 domain-containing protein: MNKLHLVFGGRVRDPQGLDFVDLDAVHLVGLFPDYASALDAWRANAQRTVDDAEMKYVVVHLHRLLEPSLGDKVG, translated from the coding sequence ATGAACAAGCTGCATCTGGTGTTCGGCGGACGCGTCCGCGATCCGCAGGGGCTGGATTTCGTCGACCTCGACGCGGTGCACCTTGTCGGCCTGTTCCCCGATTATGCCAGCGCGCTCGATGCCTGGCGGGCCAACGCCCAGCGCACCGTGGACGATGCCGAGATGAAGTATGTGGTCGTCCACCTCCACCGGCTGCTCGAACCGAGCCTTGGGGACAAGGTAGGATAA
- a CDS encoding rhomboid family intramembrane serine protease — MRPPQNWRTARVTLAIAAVTALAWLLTTTLRADDYMAVWAGFIPARITYGDEGGMAPVWLTPLTATLVHGGIFHLAFNMLILLFCGRSVEPILGPGSVITLYIAGAYAAAAAQYAAGPSEIAPMIGASGAISALLGAYALLFGRNRVKVANPVAAQWLHALWLGATWIGLQLLTSITFDTVGQQVAIAAHIGGFLAGLVLMKPLLLYRYRKA, encoded by the coding sequence ATGCGCCCGCCCCAAAACTGGCGCACCGCCCGTGTTACCCTCGCCATCGCGGCTGTCACTGCGCTCGCCTGGCTCCTCACCACCACGCTCCGCGCCGACGACTATATGGCCGTCTGGGCTGGCTTTATCCCCGCGCGCATCACTTATGGCGACGAGGGCGGCATGGCGCCGGTCTGGCTCACCCCGCTCACCGCGACCCTCGTCCATGGCGGGATATTCCATCTCGCTTTCAACATGCTGATCCTGCTTTTCTGCGGCCGGTCGGTCGAACCGATCCTGGGCCCGGGCAGCGTCATTACTCTCTACATTGCGGGCGCTTATGCCGCCGCCGCGGCGCAATATGCGGCCGGACCCTCCGAAATCGCCCCGATGATCGGCGCGAGCGGCGCCATCTCCGCCTTGCTCGGCGCCTATGCGCTTCTCTTCGGCCGCAACCGGGTGAAGGTCGCCAATCCCGTCGCCGCGCAATGGCTTCACGCGCTCTGGCTCGGCGCGACCTGGATCGGACTCCAGCTCCTGACCAGCATTACCTTCGACACGGTCGGCCAGCAGGTCGCCATTGCCGCTCATATCGGCGGCTTCCTCGCCGGCCTCGTCCTGATGAAGCCGCTTTTGCTCTACCGTTACCGGAAAGCCTGA
- the greA gene encoding transcription elongation factor GreA gives MATVDKMPMLAEGYERLQTEVKHLKMVERPAVIDAIEEARAHGDLSENAEYHAAKERQGQIEAQIADIEDRLSRAMVIDPTTLSGDKVVFGATVHLLDENDKPIKYQVVGQTEADAKVGRISYSSPLGRALIGRQVGDEVEVSAPSGDKYYEIEKIEFI, from the coding sequence ATGGCGACGGTCGACAAGATGCCGATGCTGGCCGAGGGCTATGAAAGGCTCCAGACCGAGGTCAAGCACCTGAAAATGGTCGAGCGCCCCGCCGTCATCGACGCGATCGAGGAAGCGCGCGCGCATGGCGACCTGTCCGAAAATGCCGAATATCACGCCGCCAAGGAGCGCCAGGGCCAGATCGAGGCGCAGATCGCCGATATCGAGGATCGCCTGAGCCGCGCCATGGTGATCGACCCGACGACCCTGTCGGGCGACAAGGTCGTGTTCGGCGCGACCGTCCACCTGCTCGACGAAAATGACAAGCCGATCAAATATCAGGTCGTCGGCCAGACGGAGGCGGACGCTAAGGTCGGCCGCATCTCTTATTCCTCGCCGCTCGGCCGCGCCCTCATCGGCCGCCAGGTCGGCGACGAAGTCGAAGTCTCCGCCCCGTCTGGCGACAAATATTACGAGATCGAGAAGATCGAGTTCATTTGA